AGAAGAAGAGAAAACCTCTTTACAGGAAGGTATTCACATCTCATACATGCCTAATTTTGTTCACTTTATAGCCTGTGGATGTGGTCTTTTAATTCATGCTCATTGGCTTCactttatcaattattttactCACAATTGTTAATTAATGAGTGCACCATTCAGAAAGTAATTTTCTTAGGTATGAGAATTAAAAACCATTAGTGCTGCAGTTTAATCTGCTCTGTCTCTGTGTGTTTGCTTTCAATATGAAGGATTTTGTTACAGTTAATTGTTCGCTTCATTTTTTCTATGAGAATTTTATGTACTGAAAATGCTAGTAAGTTTTCTTGCTAGAGTACCTATGGATATTTTTTGAATCTAGTATATGCTGCCTAAAAGAAAAGTTTTCTCTGCAGAACATTACCTTAAGGATTTAGCTTCTGCTGTTATTTTGGACCATACTATTGCTTACCTTATTTTATGCTCCACTATTAAGCAAAGTGCACAAATTTTATCGCTGCCTCTCATTTATATTCTTCTCATTGGAAGAAAAGTTTTTCTCCAATTGTCTCAGAGGTTTTGTAACGCATTTCGCTGTTAAATTCTTTGTCTGAAcaagtgtgtgtatatatataagttaaTTGACCTTTGTTATGTTTATTTGATTGGAGAGTAAACTGAAATTTCATACAAGCCCAATTGAATAAGATCTTTTCAGTAATTCAGTTTGATCAAGTGACatcatttataatttaaaaaaaataataaagaagggAGGAAAAAGAACCCTGAATCTTGAATCCGTAAAAAACACACTTTCAAATGAACATCCTTAActggttttctatttttcagtaATTTTGAGTTCTCAAAAGTTTATCTGAGTAGCTTCTGCTGTTATTTTGGACCATACTATTGTTTACCTTATTTTATGCTCAATCTTTTAACACAATGCAAAAATTATATCACTGCCTCTCATTTATATTCTTCCGCATAGGAAGAAAATTTTTTCTCTATATATTGTCTCAGAAGTTTTATGAGGCACTTTACTGTTAAATTCTTTATCTGgacaagtatatatatatatatatcagcTAGTTGATCTTTGGTATGTTTGTTCGAATTTAGAATCGTTACCTTCTGCAGTGAATTTGATTGGAGAATAAACTGAAATTTCAGACAAGTCGAATTGAATAAGATCTTTTTGTTTGATCAAGTGACatcatttataatttaaaaaaaaaagaagggagaAAAAAATTGCTGAATCTTGAATCCATAAAAAACACACTTCCAAATGAAAATCCTTAAAAAGTGAACTGGTTTTCTATTTTAGAGTAATTTTTGTGATCACAAAGTTTATTTGAGTAGGTGGGGCACATTCTGTGTGACTACAAGATCGATATTTTTGGTTAACCCTCTAAGTTGGTTTTTAGCTTTGGTGATTCTTGACATTTTAATTATTGACTCTAATAAGCAGATATCATATAGATTGCTGGCATATGCTTTCGTGAAATAATGGCATTTTATATACTTTTCTGTTTCCTCGAGAATTTAGGTCTATTGTTATCCCTTGCCTGAATTTCCCATGCAGAGATACTCATGGGTATACCAtttttgaagaatgatttttctGTGCTAAGTGCCAAAATGACCCCTTATTTAGGTATCCTGTATTTCTTGCTTCACATCCATCTTTATATATACAAATACctatgttgatttttttttctatgaaaATTGTTATATGTATACAATACATGTTAATATCTTGATCTTCTTTTAAGATATtgcatttcttttttatttcatagAGGGAGTTCTTATTGATCTTTACATTGTGCACTTTCATTGTGTTCCTTGTTAATTTGAGTTTGtaaatttagttattttgtCCGCTGTCATATTTGTGCTATCAATAGATCTAACTTTAGATTTTGTTTATATGTGTTACCAGGGTTTTGATGTGAAATTGATAGATGTGAATAGAACGTGTAAAGTCACTAAGGTACTCCGCAGATTTTACTTCCTTCCATGGTTTccactcttttttattttttccctaTGTGTTTAGTTATTTCATGGTGTAGGGAGGACAAGTTGTTAAGTACACTGCTATGTTAGCTTGTGGCAACTACAATGGTGTTGTCGGATTTGCCAAAGCCAAAGGCCCTGCAATTCCAGTTGCCCTTCAGAAGGTATTGACTCTTATTTTGCCTTTCAAGTTCTGTTTAAGTTTTCTTTGGCAGTTAATCTGTTCTTGAGACGGTGAGAGTTGGGATTGGTGGCTTTTGTTCCACCATCAGTTGCTTTAGGATTTCAAATAAACCTAAAACATGTTTTACTCAGTACACAAAGATCTTGCTAATATGAACATGCTTTCTTGTAAATTCAACTAACAGATCattcttaattattataaaagtaTCCAAATATTTTGTATTGTTAAATTTTACTTTGAAAACTGTTTATCCAATATGCTTTATTCTAATCTCAAATTAAATTTGGATCTCATTTTACTGTATACTTTTGTTTGAGTCAGTTGAAGAGAGTTGAACACAAAGTGCTGGTTGCATTATAGATTTATAAGATACATACACACGCATAATAATCTGTATTACATTGATCTTTTCATTAGAGGATTAGAAGAACTAAATATGTGTTTATAAGCCTTTAATAAGAGtacctatattttttctaaGTGAAAGTAGACCTCGAGTGATTTATGTTTAATAAGTTATTGTTTTGACAGAGTATTGAATTAATCATTGATTTTTCCACAATCAGGCATATGAGAAATGCTTTCAGAATTTGCATTCTGTGGAGCGACACGAGGAACACACGATAGCACATGCTGTACAAACATCATATAAAAAGACGAAGGTATGTAATCCATTTCCTTCTAGTAGCACTTCCCACATTTATCACTCTGATTAATTTTAGCTTCTATAATGAAATTGTAAAGGGGCTTTATTTTTGTGGATAGAATTGCAAGTGTTTTGCTTATCCTTGTTAATAGTTGAGATTACTCCATGTGTTTATGCTTTAGGTGTACCTTTGGCCTGCTTCCACCacaactggcatgaaagctggtaGAATAGTTCAAACCATTCTGCATTTAGCTGGTTTTAAGAATGTCAAGTCAAAGGTAACTGACATTTGAATACAATCAATAAAAGCGTATTCCTGTAAATATAGTCCTTGCTCTAATTTTAGTTGCGCTTGATAGGTCATCGGTTCCAGAAATCCGCATAATACAGTTAAGGCTGTCTTCAAAGCCCTTAATGCGGTTAGTATCTTGCTGATGATTCAAATCAATCATTCAAAATGGTTATTCTGTCATTGTATTTGATATGAATTTGTTGCTTTTCTCAGATTGAAACACCGAGAGATGTACAAGAGAAGTTCGGCCGGACTGTGGTTGAAAAGTATCTATTGTAATGGAGATTGTATTGTGCTGAGTTCATTGCTGGTGGGGATGTATTGCATTGAATCCTCTAATATCCACTTTTTCATGTGTTAGGTGTTTCTTAAATCACTTGACATGAATTGGAGGCCAGTTTCCTCCATTCATTGTTTCTTTGTATTTCTTCCCACCAAGTTCTTGGCAGCATTATCTTCAAAATTTTGCATGTATTTTTATCGTGTTTTCATAAAGGCAAATGGAACGGTAATGCAATATAGTGGCCCTTACATGTTTGGCTATGAAATCAACGCTCATATCTGCATTATCACTGCCATTGTTCTTGTTCAAACCCTCATCCCAATGATAGCTTCAAGCTTTTGAAGAGTAAACGACCCTTCTGACTCAATCACTTATTCACTTGTATCACTGCATCTGGTGTACCACCATATCTTGGCATATTCACTGATTCcaattttgctttttcaatcaaacccTACAATACTTCATAAGCTTATGGTTTCTTAACAAAGCATGTAACAAAAGATTATAGAATTTTCCACCTATGTGTATATGTACCTCTGAAACCATGTCATTGAGTGCTGAACCAAGAACTTCATAAGGGGAAACTATATGAACTAAAAGAGTAATTTAACCTTTTGTATTCTATgtatataaaaagttaaaattaaaattctactTATTCTCCACTCAAAGGACCATATACTTATTGTATGAATCTCATATACCATTATAAATACGATAATGAGATTCTGAGTTACTGACACCATATAAGATAGAAAGGCATGACAATAATATATTAGGCATGGAGATTTGTATTTGTGTCTATAGTGACAATGCAAGCACGATAACTCATTAGAATATCTATACTTGTTAGATTCATTCATAGTTAAAATTCAAAGCTAGAAGCTCATTTCCATTTCCCTGATTCCATCTGGTTCTCTAAGCTATACAAAGCTTTACTTATGTTTCTATAGAATCGAATTGCTTCTTTTTAATATAACTTCTTGCTGTTTGTACGTGTCTTTAATTTGTTGTCGGATTTAGTTCCTTGAGGTAATGTATGCTTCCATAAATTGAAACTCGAATTTCAATGCTAGAGACtggaactaaaattttagtctcgaaatacaaaattttagtcCCTTCAATATCTCAAAAAAGTGAAGATACAAGAGACTGAAATttcaagaaactaaaattgagacttttaacattttctttaatatataaaagtattttagttaatattttcattttatctttatatttatcatgaatcaaacaagataagacttaatacaaaattttagttCCTTTCAGTTTTGTATACTTAATACCAAACATAATAAAagacttaatttaatttgagtttCTCAATCTCAATCTCTTCCAAAGATGTTTGAACTTTGATTCATTTGAGCTATGAATCTCGTTAAACAGCAATCTTGGTTCATTGTCAGAATTTCACAATGCATGAGATGATAACATTATTCCTCGAAACAAAAATGCAAGACAATTGCAatccatgaaaaaaaaaagaaaaattataaatttgaatagCTTATTCAAAATAATAACATTCATGTCATTTCTTAGTCATGAACATGACCAAATTAGTGTACTCTAACTTCTCTTGTTCCAACTTCACCACAAGCTTCTTTCTATATCTTACAAATAACTCACCAATTATTCCTTCACCAAACTCTGCCTTCATCAACGGTTCACAAGTAGCTCTTACATATTTGGCTATGAAATCAGCACTCATATTTGTATCATCATTGTCATTGTTCTTGTTCAAACCCTCATCCCAAGGGGTATTGATAGCTTCAAGCTTTTGAAGAGTAAAAGACCCTTCTGACTCAATCACTTGTTTCACTTCATCTGGTGTAGCACCATATCTTGGCATGTTAATTGAGtccaatttttcttcttcaatcaaaCCCTGCAATACATTAGATTTCATATATGAAATTagaaaaatgatatatatatatatacatatatgaaaTTAGTAAACCACTCTTGAGTCCAATTTTTCTTCTTGCCAAGTGTTTCATATTATATATTCACACAACCGTTTCTCAATGGTTTCTATATTTTCTATCTTGAAACACTTGGCATATACATATAACATACTTCATAAGCTTATGATTTCTTAACAAAagatataacataaaaaattatgcaaTTATCAAGAATGAATTTTGTTCAAGCTTGGATGGTCTATGTAATCATGTATGTATGTACCTCTGAAACCATGTCATTGAGTGCTGAACCAAGAATTCCATAAGGAGTTACTATTTCAGAACTTTGATCTCTGCCAAGAAACAACAGAAACATACCACCACCCTGCACTAATTCCTTTGCACGAGATCTTAGAAATGCACCGAAATCATGTCGAAACTGATCAAGATATGCTTGGTACACCTCTGGTGGACTTGTACTTGTTATGTAAATGTTTCCCTTATTAACCAATCCGGTTCCCTTAGCCAATCCCTTCGGGGCCTAAACGAGAACAAAGAAACGTTTTACACTGTCAGTACATAACGGATTTTGTTATCAAGCACAGGTAATCAAAATCTTATTACAAATTGAAGACCATTGAAGTTAGCCAAACCTGAGAGAGCCAATGCAGACTTGTGGAAGAATTAAAGAAGTGAATGGAATTGTTAGGGAAGAGCCTCCCATAAAAGCTCCCCGGCGTTGCATTCACGAAACACGAATCGAGTCTCTCTCCCTTTTCTTCCTTTATCCTCTCATAGAAATGAGGCAGTGACTGAAATATGTTGTTGAAATCGTTCTGAAATTGATCATTCAGGAAAAACTGGAATCCAAGTGGCTTGTTATCATGATTATCAAGGTTGGAGCTTATGGAATCTACAATATCAATGATATCAGATACTAATTTGAGTGCATTAGGACCTGAAGAACACCCTAAATCTGCCACTTTCAGACAACTTGGTACAGAGCTGCTATAGAGACTCCTTAAACTTTGTTCCAGCATAGGTTTCACTTTGGATATTAGCTTATTCTGCAAggaataatttgtttttttccCCACAAAATTTGGAATTAGCTTTATATACCAATATAATGCAAGGAGAGTAACAACTGTTTAATCTATTACATGATATCACAACTTCTATCTAAGAGGTCAAAATTTCAATCTTTGTTAGCCAAAATACTTCTAATTAAACATTAAATTTCAACATAAAGTAGGATAAATGTAACATGTATTGTGCAAATAGttcaaataatagaaagaaaagttAGCTATAATATGATAACTTTACCAAATGTAAAAGAAAATTCAACTTCCCTCTCTtaaattctcttttctttcatattaACAAATGAATCTCTTGTAAATTCCACAagttgagagagagaaagagagaagtaGAAAGGAGAACCTGATGTGAGGAG
This sequence is a window from Arachis duranensis cultivar V14167 chromosome 2, aradu.V14167.gnm2.J7QH, whole genome shotgun sequence. Protein-coding genes within it:
- the LOC107476151 gene encoding probable caffeine synthase MTL2, encoding MATTTSKFIHANGGVGETSYANNSSHQNKLISKVKPMLEQSLRSLYSSSVPSCLKVADLGCSSGPNALKLVSDIIDIVDSISSNLDNHDNKPLGFQFFLNDQFQNDFNNIFQSLPHFYERIKEEKGERLDSCFVNATPGSFYGRLFPNNSIHFFNSSTSLHWLSQAPKGLAKGTGLVNKGNIYITSTSPPEVYQAYLDQFRHDFGAFLRSRAKELVQGGGMFLLFLGRDQSSEIVTPYGILGSALNDMVSEGLIEEEKLDSINMPRYGATPDEVKQVIESEGSFTLQKLEAINTPWDEGLNKNNDNDDTNMSADFIAKYVRATCEPLMKAEFGEGIIGELFVRYRKKLVVKLEQEKLEYTNLVMFMTKK